A portion of the Chlamydia avium 10DC88 genome contains these proteins:
- a CDS encoding MqnA/MqnD/SBP family protein produces MILSAAFSSCPNDIFLFRSFLEHHADVPLLHQITITDISRLNTLALQKRFSLIKISAALLPHAFEHYNLMEVGNIISYGVGPLLLSSSSTKPVTIIATPGVTTTAHLLCKIFYPKATLFPMKYHTIIPAIVSGDIEAGVVIHEERFHYPSQLYLRDDLGTLWENATNLPLPLGCLVVEKNLPQSTVDILTSALYSSLSLSLRETKQSINTALKYSKDHNSEVIQKFIDTYVNQETLKLSELGKHAIQKLSEYASSF; encoded by the coding sequence ATGATACTTTCAGCAGCATTTTCTTCCTGTCCTAATGATATTTTCTTATTTCGTTCTTTTTTGGAGCATCATGCAGATGTTCCTCTACTTCATCAAATTACTATTACAGATATCTCTAGGTTAAATACGCTAGCCTTACAAAAACGATTCTCACTAATTAAAATTTCTGCAGCACTACTGCCTCATGCTTTTGAGCATTACAATCTTATGGAAGTTGGCAATATCATTAGCTACGGTGTGGGTCCCCTGCTTCTATCTTCATCCTCTACTAAACCGGTTACTATAATTGCTACTCCTGGAGTAACAACTACAGCACATTTACTATGTAAAATATTCTATCCCAAAGCGACTCTCTTCCCTATGAAATACCACACTATTATCCCCGCGATTGTAAGTGGAGATATAGAAGCCGGAGTCGTTATCCATGAGGAAAGATTCCACTATCCTTCACAATTATACCTTAGAGATGATCTTGGAACCTTATGGGAAAACGCTACAAATCTTCCCCTACCTTTAGGTTGCCTCGTTGTTGAGAAAAACTTACCTCAATCAACTGTAGACATACTGACATCGGCTCTTTACTCATCTTTATCTCTTTCTCTTCGAGAAACCAAGCAATCGATAAATACGGCTCTAAAGTATTCTAAAGATCATAATTCTGAAGTGATCCAAAAATTTATCGATACTTATGTAAACCAAGAAACCCTGAAATTATCTGAATTAGGTAAACATGCTATTCAAAAATTATCCGAATACGCAAGCTCCTTCTAA
- a CDS encoding putative quorum-sensing-regulated virulence factor gives MTALIFYDTETTGTQIDKDRVIEIAAFNNITKQSFVTYVNPEIPIPEEASKIHGITDSTVASSPKFPEAYGQFRDFCGNNAILVAHNNDSFDFPLLEKECRRHSLEILELRTIDSLKWAQKYRPDLPKHNLQYLRQVYGFSENQAHRALDDVITLYNVFSALIGDLSVEQVFSLTQNNCNPKVFKMPFGKYKGKPLTEVPVSYIQWLENQGNLDKDMQSAIQLMKQMSS, from the coding sequence ATGACAGCACTTATTTTTTATGACACCGAGACTACAGGAACTCAGATAGATAAAGATCGTGTTATAGAAATTGCTGCCTTCAATAACATAACGAAACAATCATTTGTTACATACGTAAATCCTGAAATCCCTATTCCTGAAGAAGCCTCAAAAATTCATGGAATCACAGATTCTACTGTAGCATCATCTCCTAAATTTCCCGAGGCATACGGACAATTTCGAGACTTTTGTGGAAATAATGCTATTCTTGTTGCTCATAATAACGATAGTTTTGACTTTCCCCTGTTGGAAAAAGAATGTCGCCGTCATTCCTTAGAAATCTTAGAACTACGTACTATAGATTCCTTAAAATGGGCGCAAAAATATCGTCCTGATTTACCAAAGCATAACTTACAATACTTAAGACAAGTCTATGGCTTTTCTGAGAACCAAGCACATCGTGCTTTGGATGATGTCATCACTTTATACAATGTATTTTCTGCTCTCATTGGTGATCTTTCTGTCGAACAAGTGTTTTCTCTGACACAAAATAACTGCAATCCCAAGGTGTTTAAAATGCCTTTTGGAAAGTACAAAGGAAAACCTCTTACTGAAGTCCCTGTATCTTATATTCAATGGTTAGAAAACCAAGGCAATTTAGATAAAGATATGCAATCAGCGATTCAATTAATGAAACAAATGTCCTCATGA
- a CDS encoding YbjN domain-containing protein: MTTWSLNQNNLSNFLKQIGLQPLLERESQLTYINIQVEDHELPLFFVIRNNGEILQMICYFPYQLHDEQKGTTARLLHLLNRDLDTPGFGMDEEQGLIFYRIVVPCLQGQINETLLHIYIDTIKLVCDSFSNAIGLISSGNMNLDELKKQAKKEQKNN; the protein is encoded by the coding sequence ATGACAACTTGGTCTTTAAATCAAAATAATCTATCAAATTTTCTCAAACAAATTGGATTACAACCCCTGTTAGAAAGAGAAAGCCAACTTACTTATATTAATATCCAAGTAGAAGACCATGAACTTCCCCTATTTTTCGTTATTCGCAATAACGGGGAAATTCTTCAAATGATCTGTTATTTCCCTTACCAATTACATGATGAACAAAAAGGAACTACAGCACGTTTACTCCACTTATTAAATCGCGATTTAGATACCCCAGGATTCGGAATGGATGAAGAACAAGGTCTAATCTTCTATCGTATAGTCGTACCTTGTTTACAAGGACAAATCAATGAAACGTTGCTACATATATATATCGACACAATTAAATTAGTATGCGATAGTTTTTCAAATGCCATTGGTTTAATATCCTCAGGAAACATGAACCTTGATGAACTGAAAAAACAAGCAAAGAAAGAACAGAAGAATAATTAG
- a CDS encoding FliO/MopB family protein has translation MITGFFSHLLSFSEELALSDSSHDSVSLQSMFPENMKVEMLKMLGSLILVLTLFGIGVWAFKRFLKSKGQSFGNHSTIKILDRRSITPKTCIYLIRVVNKILIIAEANDHVTLLSEFPPDTDINALLKNNEQKNSFSTSDMLSKSIKKLRRDPHLNKELSSSLISKE, from the coding sequence ATGATAACTGGTTTTTTTTCTCATCTCCTCTCTTTCTCTGAAGAACTCGCTCTTTCTGATTCTTCTCATGACTCTGTCTCTCTCCAAAGCATGTTCCCAGAAAATATGAAAGTAGAAATGCTAAAAATGTTAGGATCGCTTATCCTAGTTCTAACCTTATTTGGTATTGGTGTTTGGGCGTTTAAGAGATTTCTTAAGTCTAAAGGACAAAGCTTCGGGAATCATTCTACCATTAAAATCCTAGATAGACGATCTATCACCCCCAAAACTTGTATCTACCTTATTCGAGTCGTAAATAAAATTCTCATCATTGCTGAAGCCAACGATCATGTTACCTTATTATCAGAATTTCCCCCAGATACAGATATCAATGCGCTCCTAAAAAATAATGAACAAAAGAATTCCTTCTCTACTTCAGACATGTTGAGTAAAAGCATAAAAAAACTTCGAAGAGATCCACACTTAAACAAAGAATTATCCTCTTCTCTTATTAGCAAAGAGTGA
- a CDS encoding HAD-IIB family hydrolase: protein MKKLLVTDIDGTITHLPHHLPLQVVHTLTQAYQAGWELFFLTGRYFSYAHQLLSDLQVPYLLGCQNGVCVWLSEQEKFLYFQGISHDILPVLEEYVAGSPVVFCIESGVIHGDQYYRFASSSGKHLLDCLDPVYFPTSQERSRLVEMKNISRDYPYDLFAVAKIFGKKEDIEELYHKMQETSELSSKLNINLMRWPFDFNYALLFMTEKSVSKGYAVDRIIHMLYNGNKPFIMASGDDVNDIDLLERGDFKIVMNTSPQHMHGLADFLASPARDLGILPAWEAGMGQYSKMQNL, encoded by the coding sequence ATGAAAAAGTTATTAGTTACAGATATTGATGGGACAATTACTCATTTACCTCATCACTTACCTTTACAAGTAGTTCATACGTTGACTCAAGCTTACCAAGCAGGGTGGGAGTTATTTTTTTTAACAGGTAGGTATTTTTCTTACGCACACCAGTTGTTGTCAGATCTCCAGGTTCCCTATTTACTTGGGTGCCAAAATGGTGTTTGTGTATGGTTGTCTGAACAAGAAAAGTTTCTCTATTTTCAAGGTATTTCTCATGATATTCTACCTGTTTTAGAAGAATATGTGGCGGGTAGTCCTGTAGTATTTTGTATAGAATCAGGAGTTATTCATGGTGATCAATATTATCGCTTTGCTTCTTCAAGTGGGAAGCATTTATTAGATTGTTTAGATCCCGTGTATTTTCCTACTTCTCAAGAGCGTTCCCGTCTAGTTGAAATGAAAAACATTTCTCGAGACTATCCTTACGACTTATTTGCCGTGGCAAAGATTTTTGGGAAAAAAGAAGATATTGAGGAATTGTATCATAAGATGCAAGAAACCTCAGAACTTTCATCAAAATTAAACATTAATTTGATGCGATGGCCCTTCGATTTTAACTATGCTTTGCTATTTATGACAGAGAAATCCGTATCTAAGGGTTATGCTGTTGATCGGATTATCCATATGCTTTATAACGGGAATAAGCCATTTATTATGGCTTCCGGAGACGATGTAAACGATATTGATCTTCTCGAACGCGGGGATTTTAAAATTGTTATGAATACCTCACCGCAGCATATGCATGGCTTGGCTGATTTCCTTGCCTCCCCGGCAAGAGATTTAGGCATTCTTCCTGCATGGGAGGCTGGTATGGGACAGTACTCTAAGATGCAGAACCTTTAG
- a CDS encoding enoyl-[acyl-carrier-protein] reductase encodes MLTIDLTGKIAFIAGIGDDQGYGWGIAKILAEAGATILTGTWVPIYKIFSQSWDLGKFDESRKLSNGNLLEIKKVYPMDASFDSPADIPQEIAENKRYKGISGYTVSEVVSQVVKDFGHIDILVHSLANSPEISKPLLETSRKGYLSALSTSSYSLVSLLSHFGPFMPSGSSCISLTYLASSRAVPGYGGGMNAAKAALESDTKMLAWEAGRKWKVRVNTISAGPLASRAGKAIGFIEKMVDYYLDWSPIPNPMTTEQVGAATAFLASPLASAITGETLYVDHGANIMGIGPEMLPKGSAS; translated from the coding sequence ATGTTAACAATTGACTTAACAGGAAAAATAGCATTCATAGCAGGAATTGGGGATGACCAGGGCTATGGTTGGGGAATCGCTAAAATACTAGCGGAAGCAGGAGCTACGATTCTTACAGGAACTTGGGTGCCTATCTATAAAATCTTCTCTCAATCATGGGATTTGGGGAAATTTGATGAGTCTAGGAAGCTTTCTAATGGTAATCTCCTAGAAATTAAGAAAGTCTACCCTATGGATGCGAGTTTCGACTCTCCTGCAGATATTCCTCAAGAAATTGCAGAGAATAAACGCTACAAAGGCATTTCAGGATACACAGTGTCTGAGGTTGTTTCTCAAGTGGTTAAGGATTTCGGTCATATTGATATATTAGTACATTCTTTAGCTAACAGTCCTGAGATTTCTAAGCCTCTATTAGAAACCTCAAGGAAAGGTTACCTATCTGCTTTAAGTACCTCCAGCTACTCTCTGGTGAGTTTGCTTTCTCACTTCGGTCCTTTTATGCCGAGTGGTAGTAGTTGTATTTCTCTAACTTATTTAGCTTCTTCACGTGCAGTCCCCGGGTATGGAGGAGGAATGAACGCCGCTAAAGCTGCTTTAGAAAGTGATACAAAAATGCTTGCTTGGGAAGCAGGAAGAAAATGGAAAGTTCGTGTAAATACAATTTCTGCAGGGCCTCTTGCTAGTCGAGCAGGAAAAGCGATTGGTTTTATAGAAAAGATGGTGGATTACTATTTAGATTGGTCACCTATTCCTAATCCAATGACCACGGAGCAAGTAGGAGCCGCTACTGCATTTCTAGCTTCACCACTAGCCTCAGCAATTACAGGAGAGACTCTTTATGTGGATCACGGGGCAAATATTATGGGAATTGGCCCTGAAATGTTACCTAAAGGTTCTGCATCTTAG
- a CDS encoding RluA family pseudouridine synthase — MKKFTWVVDRVERLSSFLRVQLPEYDKQSVVNSIRYHGCRVNSRIERFESYKVHPGDHISLVIRTPQKPQILWDHPQWCAYDKPAYLSTEELAAKLKLSIVHRLDRDTTGCILFAKHEDSVFPLTQLFKKRKIIKQYIALVFGHPNKSSGTITSYTAPKARRCGAVIFGNTHASQGKLTITQWSILCTYKKYSLIQCSPITGRTHQIRLHMRTLGHPIVGDIDYGSHNQPPNIFRPLLHAHSIKFPSPFSNENIHLIASSSGDPRKEAAHLLES, encoded by the coding sequence ATGAAAAAGTTTACATGGGTTGTTGATCGCGTAGAAAGATTATCCTCCTTTCTACGGGTTCAATTGCCAGAATATGATAAACAATCTGTTGTTAACTCTATACGCTATCATGGATGCCGCGTAAACAGCCGTATAGAGCGATTTGAATCTTACAAGGTGCATCCTGGTGACCATATCAGTCTAGTCATACGAACACCCCAAAAACCTCAAATTCTTTGGGACCATCCCCAATGGTGTGCCTATGATAAACCTGCCTATCTATCTACAGAAGAACTCGCAGCTAAATTAAAACTCAGCATTGTTCATAGGTTAGATAGGGATACCACAGGGTGCATTCTATTTGCAAAACATGAAGACTCTGTTTTTCCACTTACGCAACTTTTCAAAAAAAGAAAAATCATCAAACAATATATCGCTTTAGTCTTTGGTCATCCAAACAAATCTTCGGGAACAATAACTTCTTATACAGCACCTAAAGCACGACGTTGTGGAGCTGTAATCTTTGGAAATACCCATGCTTCTCAAGGGAAGCTAACGATTACACAATGGTCAATTCTATGCACCTACAAAAAATATTCTTTAATACAGTGTAGCCCAATTACAGGAAGAACACATCAAATTCGATTACACATGCGAACACTTGGCCACCCTATTGTAGGAGACATAGATTATGGTTCACACAACCAGCCACCAAATATTTTCCGCCCTCTACTGCATGCGCATTCCATAAAATTCCCTTCTCCATTTTCGAATGAAAATATTCATCTAATAGCTTCCTCTTCAGGAGACCCTAGAAAAGAGGCAGCTCACTTACTTGAAAGCTAA
- the mutY gene encoding A/G-specific adenine glycosylase, with translation MTKIVFSERIKQFPREKLKQWFRKNKRSFPWRENPTPYRVWVSEVMLQQTRAEVVVNYFIEWMRKFPTIESLAAASEDEVIKLWEGLGYYTRARNLLYGARMVMEEFGGIIPDNHLDLLLINGLGPYTVHAILAFAFKKKVAAVDGNVLRVISRVFLIESSIDLESTKTWISRITQSLLPSRDPEVFSEALIELGACVCTRSPKCEVCPIRGVCGAAKEGKQAFLPVRHSRKKTVMLYRWAAIILYQGAIVLEHRKPQEMMAGLYEFPYIEVESFEMLSDTNTLTHAMEDRVGAQLVFCCDVAEQRHAFTYYKVRLIPKIFHAKSLPKSALLYSLDTIDALPFSSGHRKIKSWLLENIHTLVDDKV, from the coding sequence ATGACAAAGATAGTGTTTTCTGAAAGGATAAAACAATTTCCTAGAGAAAAGTTAAAACAATGGTTTAGAAAAAATAAACGGAGTTTCCCTTGGAGGGAGAACCCCACTCCTTATCGCGTATGGGTATCTGAAGTTATGCTTCAGCAGACTCGAGCGGAAGTTGTTGTAAATTATTTTATTGAATGGATGAGAAAATTCCCTACGATTGAATCTTTAGCTGCCGCTAGTGAGGATGAGGTCATAAAACTTTGGGAGGGACTAGGCTATTACACTCGAGCAAGAAATTTATTGTATGGCGCTCGTATGGTTATGGAAGAGTTCGGGGGGATAATTCCCGATAATCATTTAGATTTACTATTGATCAATGGGTTGGGACCCTATACTGTACATGCCATTTTAGCATTTGCCTTTAAGAAAAAAGTTGCAGCAGTTGATGGGAATGTTTTACGTGTGATTAGTCGAGTCTTTTTAATCGAATCCTCTATAGATTTAGAATCTACGAAAACATGGATATCCCGTATAACTCAATCTCTTTTGCCTTCGAGGGATCCTGAGGTGTTTTCTGAAGCCCTGATAGAGCTGGGAGCCTGTGTGTGCACTCGTTCCCCTAAGTGCGAAGTTTGTCCCATTCGTGGGGTTTGTGGAGCTGCTAAGGAAGGAAAACAAGCATTTCTTCCTGTGCGTCATTCTAGAAAAAAAACCGTTATGTTATATCGTTGGGCAGCTATTATCCTTTATCAGGGGGCTATCGTGCTTGAGCATAGGAAACCTCAGGAAATGATGGCAGGTTTGTATGAATTTCCTTACATAGAGGTTGAGTCCTTTGAAATGCTTTCTGATACAAATACGTTAACTCATGCTATGGAGGATCGTGTGGGTGCACAGCTAGTGTTTTGCTGTGATGTAGCCGAGCAGCGTCATGCATTCACTTATTATAAGGTACGTTTAATCCCTAAGATTTTTCATGCGAAATCTCTCCCAAAATCAGCACTACTGTATTCTTTGGATACTATAGATGCATTACCTTTTTCTTCAGGACATAGAAAAATTAAATCCTGGTTGTTAGAGAATATACATACTTTAGTAGATGATAAAGTGTAG
- a CDS encoding MazG nucleotide pyrophosphohydrolase domain-containing protein produces MQRSYDFSKLIDLARKMVMDGVCPWTDRQDALSLIECILKECRELLEAIHQGYADKEITLEAGDILMLVLVLCFKLEFLEISSVDEIVNEALSKIQRRAPHVFSCKTISYEEARQAWLMGKLQEKSEK; encoded by the coding sequence ATGCAGAGAAGTTACGATTTCTCTAAGTTAATTGACTTGGCTAGGAAAATGGTCATGGATGGGGTGTGTCCTTGGACAGATAGGCAAGATGCTTTATCTCTAATTGAATGTATCCTTAAGGAGTGTAGAGAACTTTTAGAAGCTATTCATCAGGGTTATGCAGATAAAGAAATTACTTTAGAAGCTGGAGATATTCTTATGTTGGTTTTGGTCTTATGCTTTAAGTTGGAATTTCTTGAAATATCTTCTGTTGATGAGATAGTTAATGAAGCTCTTTCTAAGATTCAACGACGTGCGCCACATGTATTCTCATGTAAAACAATTTCTTATGAAGAAGCACGTCAAGCATGGCTTATGGGGAAGCTTCAAGAAAAAAGTGAAAAATAG
- a CDS encoding CPBP family intramembrane glutamic endopeptidase — MISYYLLFLSLGLAIFASRNFFVWPKPEEKIPLRLPHVLLAVVLLFLPGILPFITGSYSEVTARSLHGIFLACAFVFYLLGLPIDITRSVIYSGSKPLATFSSAIFSAFRMWIIFMPMKTIVGYILNIFFNFLFSKEALHEQTLAQEVQQSLTSTTYDLRFFLSLGILIPFAEEIFFRGFLQTFLKSKMRRIYALTYTSIIFALAHLEHSLGALIFVPILFLFSLCAGFIYEKERHIAAPIVFHILFNITGIGTLFLRNY, encoded by the coding sequence ATGATTTCTTATTATTTATTATTTTTATCTTTAGGATTAGCAATTTTTGCCTCGAGGAATTTTTTTGTATGGCCCAAGCCAGAGGAAAAAATCCCTTTACGTTTGCCTCATGTTCTCTTAGCAGTAGTTCTTTTATTCCTCCCTGGTATTTTACCTTTTATCACGGGATCCTATTCAGAAGTTACAGCTCGTTCTCTACATGGGATATTCTTAGCCTGTGCTTTTGTATTTTACCTCCTAGGATTACCTATCGACATTACCCGCAGTGTTATCTACTCAGGAAGTAAGCCTTTAGCAACATTCTCCTCTGCTATATTTTCAGCTTTCCGAATGTGGATTATTTTCATGCCTATGAAAACTATCGTTGGATATATCCTCAACATCTTCTTTAATTTTTTGTTCTCTAAAGAAGCACTGCATGAGCAAACATTAGCTCAAGAAGTTCAACAAAGTTTGACTTCAACAACCTATGATCTAAGGTTTTTTTTAAGTTTAGGAATCTTGATTCCTTTTGCTGAAGAAATCTTCTTCCGAGGTTTTTTACAAACATTTTTGAAAAGCAAAATGCGGAGAATATACGCTCTTACCTATACCTCAATTATTTTCGCTCTTGCTCATTTAGAACATTCCTTAGGAGCATTAATTTTTGTTCCTATTCTATTTCTATTTTCCTTATGTGCTGGATTTATTTACGAAAAAGAACGGCATATTGCTGCCCCAATAGTATTTCATATACTTTTCAACATCACAGGCATCGGAACATTGTTCTTAAGGAATTATTAA
- a CDS encoding CT253 family lipoprotein produces the protein MHKLLLLVSLGLLSVNLSSCSLPASGSYHPKLYTSGSKAKGVVAMLPVFYRSDKVSEALPWNLQTEFTQEISKRLHASDKLFLIKHNASPQTIAQFYSVVPQVSPETIASLLPAEFIVATELLEQKNTTDTFGNNSITASVRVRVFDIRHNKVSMIYQEIIESSQVNLAGANKDYHRYGWQTKHFEATPMGLMHNRLFREIVARVEGYVCANYS, from the coding sequence ATGCATAAGCTACTCTTATTAGTTTCATTGGGACTTCTATCCGTAAATTTATCTAGCTGTTCTTTACCAGCATCAGGAAGCTATCACCCTAAGCTATATACTTCTGGAAGTAAAGCTAAAGGTGTTGTAGCTATGCTTCCTGTATTTTATCGTTCTGATAAAGTTTCTGAGGCTCTTCCCTGGAATTTACAAACAGAATTTACCCAAGAGATTAGTAAGCGATTACATGCTTCAGATAAACTATTTCTTATCAAACATAACGCATCACCCCAAACTATTGCGCAATTTTATTCTGTAGTTCCTCAAGTTTCTCCAGAAACAATAGCCTCTCTTCTCCCTGCAGAATTTATTGTAGCTACAGAACTTTTAGAACAAAAAAATACAACAGATACGTTTGGGAATAATTCAATTACAGCTTCTGTACGGGTACGCGTTTTTGATATTCGCCATAATAAAGTATCTATGATCTATCAAGAAATCATTGAATCTAGCCAAGTAAATCTAGCAGGAGCTAATAAAGATTACCACCGCTATGGATGGCAAACAAAGCATTTTGAAGCTACTCCTATGGGTCTCATGCATAATCGTCTATTTCGCGAAATCGTTGCTAGAGTTGAAGGCTATGTTTGTGCAAATTATTCGTAA
- a CDS encoding PP2C family protein-serine/threonine phosphatase, whose amino-acid sequence MHKFVNFDYFGLSDIGMVRSRNEDYWEVNLTSRVVAIADGMGGHLGGDVASHEAILNLMELIDAQQSQLIRFQDDQYRETVRGILSKINELIYDHSLMESHLQGMGTTLSYMQFLRNKAWVVHVGDSRIYRLRGEEFYCLTEDHSLANRLKNRYSLSQQLDKVYPYRHILTNVLGSRPHVVPDIQDISYEENDLFLFCSDGLTNMVSDRDVRDILLGSSSLEESGNLLISLANSRGGVDNVTVVLVRIQ is encoded by the coding sequence ATGCATAAATTTGTAAATTTTGATTATTTTGGATTGAGTGACATCGGGATGGTGCGATCAAGAAATGAGGATTACTGGGAAGTGAATCTGACATCTCGGGTTGTTGCAATTGCTGATGGGATGGGAGGACATTTAGGAGGCGACGTCGCTTCTCATGAAGCAATTCTAAATTTAATGGAGCTAATAGATGCACAACAGTCACAACTAATTAGATTTCAAGATGACCAGTATCGAGAAACGGTTAGAGGTATCCTTTCTAAAATTAATGAATTAATTTACGACCACAGTTTGATGGAGTCTCATCTTCAGGGAATGGGGACAACATTGAGTTATATGCAATTTTTGAGAAATAAAGCATGGGTCGTTCATGTAGGTGATAGTCGTATTTATCGCTTACGAGGAGAAGAATTTTATTGCTTAACAGAGGATCATTCTCTAGCAAATCGATTAAAAAATCGTTATAGTCTTTCTCAACAATTGGATAAGGTGTATCCTTATCGCCATATTCTGACTAATGTTTTAGGGAGTCGCCCTCACGTTGTTCCCGATATACAAGATATTTCATACGAAGAAAATGATTTGTTTCTCTTTTGTTCTGATGGCTTAACAAATATGGTTTCTGATAGGGATGTGCGTGATATTTTATTAGGCTCTTCTTCTCTAGAAGAAAGTGGCAATCTATTGATTTCTCTTGCTAATAGTCGTGGCGGGGTCGATAATGTTACTGTGGTATTAGTCCGAATACAATAG
- a CDS encoding hemolysin family protein, protein MMSTVLIFFIIFFTLCSGFISLSQIALFSLPTSLISHYKRSKCKKQQLVSSLLSHPHYLLITLIFLDIGLNIGIQNCVANLVGDQASWLLIVGIPLGLTLFLGEILPKAVALPYNTQIASFVAPLILIFTKLFRPLLHWAIGGINNVVQLILSTQKNDIIQPQQLKEVLQSCKDFGVVSQEESRLLYGYLSLSDCSVKERMKPRQDVLFYDIQTPISNLYALFSDQHCSRVPVCNDNLQNLLGICTAKALLLHGKPLQSSDDLLPLLNKPYYMPETISAKTALCNLASEDETLGMIIDEYGSIEGLITQEDLFEIVAGEITDQRREKVLYTMSGKDIIIASGTMELSDLNEIFNINLYSQNNSATIGGWLTEQMDSIPSTGTQFIWKNLIFQILDAAPNRICRVYIRKLHD, encoded by the coding sequence ATGATGTCCACCGTATTAATCTTTTTCATCATATTTTTTACTCTATGCTCAGGTTTTATATCTTTATCTCAAATAGCGCTTTTTTCTTTACCTACTTCTTTAATTTCTCATTACAAACGTTCTAAGTGTAAGAAACAGCAGCTTGTATCCTCGCTACTCTCTCATCCTCATTACCTACTAATCACTTTAATTTTTCTTGATATTGGATTAAATATTGGTATTCAAAACTGTGTGGCTAATCTTGTTGGAGATCAAGCGTCTTGGCTACTTATTGTTGGTATTCCCTTAGGACTCACGCTATTCCTTGGAGAAATCTTACCAAAGGCAGTTGCTTTACCTTACAATACACAAATTGCTTCTTTTGTTGCGCCACTCATTTTAATATTCACAAAACTGTTTCGTCCTTTACTACATTGGGCAATTGGTGGGATTAACAATGTTGTTCAATTGATACTCTCCACACAAAAAAACGATATTATTCAACCACAACAACTCAAAGAAGTCTTACAGAGCTGTAAGGATTTTGGTGTTGTGAGTCAGGAAGAAAGCCGTTTGCTCTATGGGTATTTATCTTTGAGTGATTGCAGTGTTAAGGAACGCATGAAACCACGTCAAGATGTCCTTTTCTATGATATTCAAACACCTATCAGCAATCTCTATGCTTTATTTTCTGATCAGCATTGTTCGCGTGTACCCGTATGTAATGATAATCTTCAAAATCTTTTAGGTATTTGTACAGCAAAAGCATTATTACTTCATGGGAAACCCTTACAATCTTCGGATGATCTTCTTCCTTTATTAAATAAACCTTACTACATGCCAGAAACAATATCAGCAAAAACAGCCTTATGTAACCTTGCTTCTGAAGACGAAACTTTAGGCATGATTATTGATGAATATGGTTCAATTGAAGGATTGATTACTCAAGAAGACTTATTTGAAATAGTTGCTGGAGAAATTACAGATCAGCGTAGAGAGAAAGTACTGTATACTATGTCGGGTAAAGACATAATTATTGCTTCAGGAACTATGGAACTTAGTGATTTAAATGAGATTTTTAATATTAATCTCTACTCACAGAATAATAGTGCCACCATAGGAGGATGGCTAACTGAGCAAATGGATTCTATTCCTAGTACAGGAACTCAATTTATATGGAAGAATCTCATATTCCAAATCTTGGATGCTGCTCCTAATCGTATATGCCGAGTCTATATAAGGAAACTACATGATTAA